Proteins from a genomic interval of Primulina tabacum isolate GDLZ voucher LSFC59-2 chloroplast, complete genome:
- the rps14 gene encoding ribosomal protein S14: MARKSLIQREKKRQKMEQKYHWIRGSSKKEISKVPSLSDKWEIYGKLQSPPRNSAPTRLHRRCFSTGRPRANYRDFGLSGQILREMVHACLLPGATRSSW; encoded by the coding sequence ATGGCAAGGAAAAGTTTGATTCAGAGGGAGAAGAAGAGGCAAAAAATGGAACAGAAATATCATTGGATTCGTGGATCCTCAAAAAAAGAAATAAGCAAAGTTCCATCGTTGAGTGACAAATGGGAAATTTATGGAAAGTTACAATCCCCACCGCGGAATAGTGCACCTACACGCCTTCATCGCCGTTGTTTTTCGACTGGAAGACCGAGAGCTAACTATCGAGACTTTGGACTATCCGGACAGATACTTCGTGAAATGGTTCATGCATGTTTGTTGCCAGGAGCAACAAGATCAAGTTGGTAA
- the atpE gene encoding ATP synthase CF1 epsilon subunit: MTLNLCVLTPNRIVWDSEVKEIILCTTSGQIGILPNHAPIATAVDIGILRIRFQDQWVTMVMMGGFARIGNNQITVLVNDAERGSDIDPEEAKQTRELAEANFRKAEGKRQIIEANLALRRARTRVEAVNMIS; encoded by the coding sequence ATGACCTTAAATCTTTGTGTACTGACCCCTAATCGAATTGTTTGGGATTCAGAAGTGAAAGAAATCATTTTATGTACGACTAGTGGTCAAATTGGCATATTACCAAATCATGCTCCGATTGCTACAGCTGTAGATATAGGGATTTTGAGAATACGCTTTCAGGACCAATGGGTAACGATGGTTATGATGGGTGGTTTTGCTAGAATAGGCAATAATCAGATCACTGTTTTAGTAAATGATGCAGAAAGAGGTAGTGATATTGATCCAGAAGAAGCTAAACAAACTCGTGAACTAGCAGAAGCTAATTTTAGAAAAGCTGAAGGAAAGAGACAAATAATTGAGGCAAATCTAGCTCTCCGCCGGGCTAGGACAAGAGTAGAGGCTGTCAATATGATTTCATAA
- the ndhK gene encoding NADH-plastoquinone oxidoreductase subunit K — MGNEFRCIGYICISRSFNLRAYLNLWFSLCMAKGGIGMVLAPDYSDNKKKRAKKISKVMNSIEFPLLDRTAENSVISTTVNDLSNWSRLSSLWPLLYGTSCCFIEFASLIGSRFDFDRYGLVPRSSPRQADLILTAGTVTMKMAPSLVRLYEQMPEPKYVIAMGACTITGGMFSTDSYSTVGGVDKLIPVDVYLPGCPPKPEAVIDAITKLRKKISREIYDDRIRSQQGNRCFTTNHKFHVGRSMNTVNYDQRFLYQPPSTSEIPTETFFKYKSSVSSRELVN, encoded by the coding sequence ATGGGCAATGAGTTTCGATGTATTGGGTATATCTGTATTTCTAGAAGCTTTAATCTTCGTGCTTATCTTAATCTTTGGTTTAGTTTATGCATGGCGAAAGGGGGCATTGGAATGGTCTTAGCTCCTGACTATTCAGACAATAAAAAGAAAAGGGCAAAAAAGATTTCAAAAGTTATGAATTCCATTGAGTTTCCTTTACTTGATCGAACAGCCGAAAATTCAGTTATTTCAACTACAGTAAACGATCTTTCAAATTGGTCAAGACTCTCTAGTTTATGGCCGCTTCTCTATGGTACCAGTTGTTGTTTTATTGAATTTGCTTCACTGATAGGATCACGATTCGACTTTGATCGTTATGGACTAGTACCAAGATCGAGTCCTAGACAAGCGGATCTAATTTTAACAGCCGGAACAGTAACAATGAAGATGGCCCCCTCCTTAGTGAGATTATATGAGCAAATGCCCGAACCAAAATATGTTATTGCTATGGGAGCCTGTACAATTACAGGAGGGATGTTCAGTACCGATTCTTATAGTACTGTTGGGGGAGTCGATAAGCTAATTCCTGTGGATGTCTATTTGCCCGGTTGTCCACCTAAACCGGAAGCAGTGATAGATGCTATAACAAAACTTCGTAAGAAAATATCTCGAGAAATCTATGACGATAGGATTAGGTCTCAACAAGGAAATCGGTGTTTTACAACCAATCACAAGTTTCATGTTGGACGCAGTATGAATACTGTAAATTATGATCAAAGATTCCTTTATCAACCGCCATCTACGTCAGAGATCCCTACTGAAACCTTTTTTAAATATAAGAGTTCAGTATCTTCTCGCGAATTAGTGAATTAG
- the ndhC gene encoding NADH-plastoquinone oxidoreductase subunit 3, with the protein MFLLYEYDIFWAFLIISSLIPILAFFFSGVLAPIRKGPEKLSSYESGIEPLGDAWLQFKIRYYMFALVFVVFDVETVFLYPWAMSFDVLGISVFLEALIFVLILIFGLVYAWRKGALEWS; encoded by the coding sequence ATGTTTTTGCTTTACGAATATGATATCTTTTGGGCATTTCTAATAATATCAAGTCTTATTCCCATTTTGGCATTTTTCTTTTCGGGGGTTTTAGCCCCGATTAGAAAGGGGCCGGAGAAACTTTCTAGTTATGAATCGGGTATAGAACCACTGGGCGACGCTTGGTTACAATTTAAAATCCGTTATTATATGTTTGCTCTAGTTTTTGTTGTTTTTGATGTTGAAACGGTTTTTCTTTATCCATGGGCAATGAGTTTCGATGTATTGGGTATATCTGTATTTCTAGAAGCTTTAATCTTCGTGCTTATCTTAATCTTTGGTTTAGTTTATGCATGGCGAAAGGGGGCATTGGAATGGTCTTAG
- the psaB gene encoding photosystem I P700 apoprotein A2: protein MALRFPRFSQGLAQDPTTRRIWFGIATAHDFESHDDITEERLYQNIFASHFGQLAIIFLWTSGNLFHVAWQGNFESWVQDPLHVRPIAHAIWDPHFGQPAVEAFTRGGAPGPVNIAYSGVYQWWYTIGLRTNEDLYTGALFLLFLSALSLIGGWLHLQPKWKPSVSWFKNAESRLNHHLSGLFGVSSLAWTGHLVHVAIPGSRGEYVRWNNFLDVLPHPQGLGPFFTGQWNLYAQNPDSSSHLFGTSQGAGTAILTLLGGFHPQTQSLWLTDIAHHHLAIAFIFLVAGHMYRTNFGIGHSIKDLLDAHIPPGGQLGRGHKGLYDTINNSLHFQLGLALASLGVITSLVAQHMYSLPAYAFIAQDFTTQAALYTHHQYIAGFIMTGAFAHGAIFFIRDYNPEQNEDNVLARMLDHKEAIISHLSWASLFLGFHTLGLYVHNDVMLAFGTPEKQILIEPIFAQWIQSAHGKTSYGFDVLLSSTSGPAFNAGRSIWLPGWLSAVNENTNSLFLTIGPGDFLVHHAIALGLHTTTLILVKGALDARGSKLMPDKKDFGYSFPCDGPGRGGTCDISAWDAFYLAVFWMLNTIGWVTFYWHWKHITLWQGNVSQFNESSTYLMGWLRDYLWLNSSQLINGYNPFGMNSLSVWAWMFLFGHLVWATGFMFLISWRGYWQELIETLAWAHERTPLANLIRWRDKPVALSIVQARLVGLAHFSVGYIFTYAAFLIASTSGKFG, encoded by the coding sequence ATGGCATTAAGATTTCCAAGGTTTAGCCAAGGCTTAGCTCAGGACCCCACTACTCGTCGTATTTGGTTTGGTATTGCTACCGCACATGACTTCGAAAGTCATGATGATATTACTGAGGAACGTCTTTATCAGAATATTTTTGCTTCTCACTTCGGTCAATTAGCAATAATTTTTCTGTGGACTTCCGGAAATCTGTTTCATGTAGCTTGGCAAGGAAATTTTGAATCATGGGTACAGGACCCTTTACATGTAAGACCTATTGCTCATGCAATTTGGGATCCTCATTTTGGCCAACCGGCTGTGGAAGCTTTTACTCGAGGGGGTGCTCCCGGCCCCGTCAATATCGCTTATTCTGGTGTTTATCAGTGGTGGTATACAATCGGTTTACGCACTAATGAAGATCTTTATACTGGAGCTCTTTTTCTACTATTCCTTTCTGCCCTATCTTTAATAGGGGGTTGGCTACACTTACAACCCAAATGGAAACCGAGCGTTTCGTGGTTCAAAAATGCCGAATCTCGTCTCAATCATCATTTGTCAGGACTCTTCGGCGTAAGTTCCTTGGCTTGGACAGGACATTTAGTACATGTCGCTATTCCTGGATCCAGAGGGGAGTACGTTCGATGGAATAATTTCTTAGATGTATTACCGCATCCCCAAGGGTTAGGCCCGTTTTTTACAGGTCAGTGGAATCTTTATGCTCAAAACCCTGATTCGAGTAGTCATTTATTTGGGACCTCCCAAGGAGCAGGAACTGCCATTCTAACTCTTCTTGGAGGATTCCATCCACAAACACAAAGTTTATGGCTGACTGATATTGCTCATCATCATTTAGCTATTGCATTTATTTTTCTTGTTGCTGGTCATATGTATAGAACTAATTTCGGGATTGGACACAGTATCAAGGATCTTTTAGATGCACATATTCCTCCTGGGGGACAATTGGGCCGTGGGCATAAGGGTCTTTATGACACAATCAATAATTCGCTTCATTTTCAATTAGGCCTTGCTCTAGCTTCTTTAGGGGTTATTACTTCCTTAGTAGCTCAACACATGTACTCTTTACCTGCTTATGCATTCATAGCACAAGACTTTACTACTCAAGCTGCATTATATACCCATCACCAATATATCGCAGGATTCATCATGACAGGAGCTTTTGCTCATGGAGCTATATTTTTCATTAGAGATTACAATCCGGAGCAAAATGAAGATAATGTATTGGCAAGAATGTTAGACCATAAGGAGGCCATCATATCTCATTTAAGCTGGGCCAGCCTCTTTCTGGGATTCCATACCTTGGGACTTTATGTTCATAATGATGTCATGCTTGCTTTTGGTACTCCGGAAAAGCAAATTTTGATCGAACCCATATTTGCTCAATGGATTCAATCGGCTCATGGTAAAACTTCATATGGGTTCGATGTACTTTTATCTTCAACGAGTGGCCCGGCATTCAATGCGGGCCGAAGCATCTGGTTGCCGGGTTGGTTAAGTGCTGTTAATGAAAATACTAATTCATTATTCTTAACAATAGGTCCTGGAGACTTTTTGGTTCATCATGCTATTGCTCTGGGTTTACATACAACTACATTGATCTTGGTAAAAGGTGCTTTAGATGCACGCGGTTCCAAGTTAATGCCAGATAAAAAAGATTTTGGTTATAGTTTTCCGTGCGATGGCCCGGGACGAGGGGGCACTTGTGATATTTCGGCATGGGACGCATTTTATTTGGCCGTTTTTTGGATGTTAAATACTATTGGATGGGTTACTTTTTATTGGCATTGGAAGCACATCACATTGTGGCAGGGTAATGTTTCACAGTTTAATGAATCTTCCACTTATTTGATGGGCTGGTTAAGAGATTATTTATGGTTAAACTCTTCACAACTTATCAATGGATATAACCCTTTTGGTATGAATAGTTTATCGGTCTGGGCATGGATGTTCTTATTTGGACATCTTGTTTGGGCTACTGGATTTATGTTCTTAATCTCCTGGCGTGGATATTGGCAGGAATTGATTGAAACTTTAGCATGGGCTCATGAACGCACACCTTTAGCCAATTTGATTCGATGGAGAGATAAACCTGTGGCTCTTTCCATTGTGCAAGCAAGATTGGTTGGATTAGCCCACTTTTCTGTAGGTTATATATTTACTTATGCAGCTTTCTTGATTGCCTCTACATCGGGAAAATTTGGCTAA
- the psaA gene encoding photosystem I P700 apoprotein A1, which produces MIIRSPEPEVKILVDKDPVKTSFEEWAKPGHFSRTIAKGPDTTTWIWNLHADAHDFDSHTSDLEEISRKVFSAHFGQLSIIFLWLSGMYFHGARFSNYEAWLSDPTHIGPSAQVVWPIVGQEILNGDVGGGFRGIQITSGFFQIWRASGITSELQLYCTAIGALIFAALMLFAGWFHYHKAAPKLAWFQDVESMLNHHLGGLLGLGSLSWAGHQVHVSLPINQFLNAGVDPKEIPLPHEFILNRDLLAQLYPSFAEGATPFFTLNWSKYAEFLTFRGGLDPVTGGLWLTDIAHHHLAIAILFLIAGHMYRTNWGIGHGLKDILEAHKGPFTGQGHKGLYEILTTSWHAQLSLNLAMLGSLTIVVAHHMYSMPPYPYLATDYGTQLSLFTHHMWIGGFLIVGAAAHAAIFMVRDYDPTTRYNDLLDRVLRHRDAIISHLNWACIFLGFHSFGLYIHNDTMSALGRPQDMFSDTAIQLQPVFAQWIQNIHALAPGATAPGATASTSLTWGGGDLVAVGDKVALLPIPLGTADFLVHHIHAFTIHVTVLILLKGVLFARSSRLIPDKANLGFRFPCDGPGRGGTCQVSAWDHVFLGLFWMYNSISVVIFHFSWKMQSDVWGGISDRGVVTHITGGNFAQSSITINGWLRDFLWAQASQVIQSYGSSLSAYGLFFLGAHFVWAFSLMFLFSGRGYWQELIESIVWAHNKLKVAPATQPRALSIVQGRAVGVTHYLLGGIATTWAFFLARIIAVG; this is translated from the coding sequence ATGATTATTCGTTCGCCGGAACCAGAAGTAAAAATTTTGGTGGATAAGGATCCCGTAAAAACTTCTTTCGAGGAATGGGCCAAACCGGGTCATTTCTCAAGAACAATAGCTAAAGGACCAGATACTACCACTTGGATCTGGAACTTACATGCTGATGCTCACGATTTCGATAGCCATACCAGTGATTTGGAGGAGATCTCTCGAAAAGTCTTTAGTGCTCATTTTGGTCAACTCTCCATCATCTTTCTTTGGCTGAGCGGCATGTATTTCCACGGTGCTCGTTTTTCCAATTATGAAGCATGGCTAAGTGATCCAACTCACATTGGGCCAAGTGCCCAGGTGGTTTGGCCAATAGTGGGCCAAGAAATATTGAATGGTGATGTGGGCGGGGGTTTCCGAGGAATACAAATAACCTCTGGTTTTTTTCAAATTTGGCGAGCATCTGGAATAACTAGTGAATTACAACTCTATTGTACCGCAATCGGTGCATTGATCTTTGCAGCATTAATGCTTTTTGCTGGTTGGTTTCATTATCATAAAGCGGCCCCAAAATTGGCTTGGTTTCAAGATGTAGAATCTATGTTGAATCACCATTTAGGGGGGCTACTAGGACTTGGGTCTCTCTCTTGGGCGGGGCATCAAGTACATGTATCTTTACCGATTAACCAATTTCTAAACGCTGGAGTAGATCCTAAAGAGATACCGCTTCCGCACGAATTTATCTTGAATCGCGATCTTTTGGCTCAACTTTATCCAAGTTTTGCCGAGGGAGCAACCCCATTTTTCACCTTGAATTGGTCAAAATATGCGGAATTTCTTACTTTTCGTGGAGGATTAGATCCAGTAACTGGGGGTCTATGGCTGACCGATATTGCACACCATCATTTAGCTATTGCAATTCTGTTCCTGATAGCGGGTCACATGTATAGAACCAACTGGGGCATTGGTCATGGCCTAAAAGATATTTTAGAAGCTCATAAAGGTCCATTTACGGGCCAGGGCCATAAAGGTCTATATGAAATCCTAACAACGTCATGGCATGCTCAATTATCTCTTAACCTAGCCATGTTAGGCTCTTTAACCATTGTTGTAGCTCACCATATGTATTCCATGCCTCCTTATCCATATCTAGCTACTGACTATGGTACACAACTGTCATTGTTCACACATCACATGTGGATTGGTGGATTTCTCATAGTTGGTGCTGCTGCGCATGCAGCCATTTTTATGGTAAGAGACTATGATCCAACCACTCGATACAACGATCTATTAGATCGTGTCCTTAGACATCGTGATGCAATCATATCACATCTCAACTGGGCATGCATATTTCTGGGCTTTCACAGTTTTGGTTTGTATATTCATAATGATACCATGAGCGCCTTAGGGCGTCCTCAAGATATGTTTTCAGATACCGCTATACAATTACAACCCGTTTTTGCTCAATGGATACAAAACATCCATGCTTTAGCGCCTGGTGCAACAGCCCCTGGTGCAACGGCAAGCACCAGTTTAACTTGGGGAGGTGGTGATTTAGTAGCAGTGGGCGACAAAGTAGCTTTGTTGCCTATTCCGTTAGGAACCGCGGATTTTTTGGTACATCACATCCATGCATTTACGATTCATGTCACGGTATTGATACTCCTGAAAGGAGTTCTATTTGCTCGTAGCTCCCGTTTGATACCGGATAAGGCAAATCTCGGTTTTCGTTTTCCTTGTGATGGACCTGGAAGAGGGGGTACATGCCAAGTATCAGCTTGGGATCATGTCTTCTTAGGACTATTCTGGATGTACAATTCCATTTCGGTAGTAATATTCCATTTCAGTTGGAAAATGCAGTCAGATGTTTGGGGCGGTATAAGCGATCGAGGGGTAGTAACTCATATCACGGGAGGAAACTTCGCGCAGAGTTCTATTACTATTAATGGGTGGCTCCGGGATTTCTTATGGGCACAAGCATCCCAGGTAATTCAGTCTTATGGTTCTTCATTATCTGCATATGGCCTTTTTTTCCTGGGTGCCCATTTTGTATGGGCTTTTAGTTTAATGTTTCTATTCAGTGGACGTGGTTATTGGCAAGAACTTATTGAATCCATCGTTTGGGCTCATAATAAATTAAAAGTTGCTCCTGCTACTCAGCCGAGAGCCTTGAGCATTGTACAAGGACGTGCTGTAGGAGTAACCCATTACCTTCTGGGTGGAATTGCCACAACATGGGCGTTCTTCTTAGCAAGAATTATTGCAGTAGGATAA
- the rps4 gene encoding ribosomal protein S4, with the protein MSRYRGPRFKKIRRLGALPGLTNKRPKAGSDLRNQSRSGKKSQYRIRLEEKQKLRFHYGLTERQLLKYIRIAGKAKGSTGQVLLQLLEMRLDNILFRLGMGSTIPAARQLVNHRHILVNGRIVDIPSYRCKPRDIIMAKDEQKSRTLIQNSLDSFPHEELPNHLTLHPFQYRGLVNQIIDSKWVGLKINELLVVEYYSRQT; encoded by the coding sequence ATGTCGCGTTACCGAGGACCTCGTTTCAAAAAAATACGCCGCCTGGGGGCTTTACCAGGACTAACTAATAAAAGGCCTAAAGCCGGAAGTGATCTTAGAAACCAATCGCGTTCCGGGAAAAAATCTCAATATCGTATTCGCCTAGAAGAAAAACAAAAATTACGTTTTCATTATGGTCTTACAGAACGACAATTACTTAAATACATTCGTATCGCCGGAAAAGCAAAGGGGTCAACAGGTCAAGTTTTACTACAATTACTTGAAATGCGTTTGGATAACATCCTTTTTCGATTGGGTATGGGTTCGACTATTCCCGCAGCCCGTCAATTAGTTAACCATAGACATATTTTAGTGAATGGGCGCATAGTAGATATACCAAGTTATCGCTGCAAACCCCGAGATATTATTATGGCGAAAGATGAACAAAAATCCAGAACTCTGATTCAAAATTCTCTCGACTCATTCCCTCACGAAGAATTACCAAACCATTTGACCCTTCATCCTTTCCAATATAGAGGATTAGTCAATCAAATAATAGATAGTAAATGGGTCGGTTTGAAAATAAATGAATTGCTAGTCGTAGAATATTATTCTCGTCAGACTTAA
- the ndhJ gene encoding NADH-plastoquinone oxidoreductase subunit J — MQGRLSVWLVKHGIIHRSLGFDYQGIETLQIKPEDWHSIAVILYVYGYNYLRSQCAYDVAPGGLLASVYHLTRIEYGVDQPEEVCIKVFASRRNPRIPSVFWVWKSVDFQERESYDMLGISYDNHPHLKRILMPESWIGWPLRKDYIAPNFYEIQDAH; from the coding sequence ATGCAGGGTCGTTTGTCTGTTTGGCTGGTGAAGCATGGGATAATTCATAGATCTTTAGGCTTTGATTATCAAGGAATCGAGACTTTACAAATAAAGCCCGAGGATTGGCATTCCATTGCTGTCATTTTATATGTATATGGTTACAATTATCTACGCTCCCAATGTGCCTATGATGTAGCACCTGGCGGACTGTTAGCTAGTGTGTATCATCTTACCAGAATAGAGTATGGTGTGGATCAACCAGAAGAGGTATGCATAAAAGTATTTGCCTCAAGAAGGAATCCTAGGATTCCGTCTGTTTTCTGGGTTTGGAAAAGTGTGGATTTTCAAGAACGAGAATCTTATGATATGTTGGGAATCTCTTATGATAATCATCCACACTTGAAACGTATCTTAATGCCTGAAAGTTGGATAGGATGGCCGTTACGTAAGGATTATATTGCCCCCAATTTTTATGAAATACAAGATGCTCATTGA
- the lhbA gene encoding LhbA: MTIIFQFAVFALIATSSILLISVPVVFASPDGWSSNKNVLFSGTSLWIGLVFLVGILNSLIS, encoded by the coding sequence ATGACTATTATTTTCCAATTCGCTGTTTTTGCATTAATTGCTACTTCATCAATCTTATTGATTAGCGTACCCGTCGTATTTGCTTCTCCTGATGGTTGGTCAAGTAACAAAAATGTTTTATTTTCCGGTACATCATTATGGATTGGGTTAGTCTTTCTGGTGGGTATCCTTAATTCTCTCATCTCTTGA
- the psbC gene encoding photosystem II CP43 chlorophyll apoprotein, translated as MKTLYSLRRFYHVETLFNGTLTVAGRDQETTGFAWWAGNARLINLSGKLLGAHVAHAGLIVFWAGAMNLFEVAHFVPEKPMYEQGLILLPHLATLGWGVGPGGEVIDTFPYFVSGVLHLISSAVLGFGGVYHSLLGPDTLEESFPFFGYVWKDRNKMTTILGIHLILLGLGAFLLVFKALYFGGVYDTWAPGGGDVRKITNLTLSPSIIFGYLLKSPFGGEGWIVSVDDLEDIIGGHVWLGSICILGGIWHILTKPFAWARRALVWSGEAYLSYSLGALAVFGFIACCFVWFNNTAYPSEFYGPTGPEASQAQAFTFLVRDQRLGANVGSAQGPTGLGKYLMRSPTGEVIFGGETMRFWDLRAPWLEPLRGPNGLDLSRLKKDIQPWQERRSAEYMTHAPLGSLNSVGGVATEINAVNYVSPRSWLATSHFVLGFFFFVGHLWHAGRARAAAAGFEKGIDRDFEPVLSMTPLN; from the coding sequence ATGAAAACCTTATATTCCCTGAGGAGGTTCTACCACGTGGAAACGCTCTTTAATGGAACTTTAACTGTAGCTGGTCGTGACCAAGAAACCACCGGTTTTGCTTGGTGGGCCGGAAATGCCCGACTTATTAATTTATCCGGTAAACTACTAGGAGCTCATGTAGCCCATGCTGGATTAATCGTCTTCTGGGCCGGGGCAATGAACCTATTTGAAGTGGCTCATTTCGTACCAGAGAAGCCTATGTATGAACAAGGGTTAATTTTACTTCCCCATCTAGCTACTCTAGGTTGGGGGGTAGGTCCTGGGGGGGAAGTTATAGATACCTTTCCATACTTTGTATCTGGAGTACTTCATTTAATTTCCTCTGCAGTATTGGGCTTTGGTGGTGTTTATCATTCACTTTTAGGACCCGATACACTGGAAGAATCTTTTCCATTCTTCGGTTATGTATGGAAAGATAGAAATAAAATGACCACAATTTTAGGTATTCACTTAATCTTGTTAGGTCTAGGTGCTTTTCTTCTAGTCTTCAAGGCTCTTTATTTTGGGGGCGTATATGATACTTGGGCTCCGGGAGGAGGAGATGTAAGAAAAATTACCAACTTGACCCTTAGCCCAAGTATCATATTTGGTTATTTACTAAAATCGCCCTTTGGAGGAGAAGGGTGGATTGTTAGTGTGGACGATTTAGAAGATATAATCGGAGGACATGTATGGTTAGGTTCCATTTGTATACTTGGCGGAATTTGGCATATCTTAACCAAACCCTTCGCGTGGGCTCGACGTGCCCTTGTATGGTCTGGGGAGGCTTACTTATCTTATAGTTTAGGGGCTTTAGCCGTCTTTGGTTTCATTGCTTGTTGTTTTGTCTGGTTCAATAATACTGCTTATCCTAGCGAGTTTTACGGACCTACTGGTCCAGAAGCTTCTCAAGCTCAAGCATTTACTTTTCTAGTTAGAGACCAACGTCTTGGGGCTAATGTAGGATCCGCTCAAGGACCTACTGGTTTAGGTAAATACCTAATGCGTTCTCCCACCGGAGAAGTCATTTTTGGAGGAGAAACGATGCGTTTTTGGGATCTGCGTGCTCCTTGGTTAGAACCTCTAAGAGGTCCAAATGGATTGGACTTGAGTAGGTTGAAAAAAGACATACAACCTTGGCAAGAACGGCGTTCCGCAGAATATATGACTCATGCTCCCTTAGGTTCTTTAAATTCTGTGGGTGGTGTAGCTACCGAGATTAATGCAGTGAATTATGTCTCTCCTAGAAGTTGGTTAGCTACCTCTCATTTTGTTCTAGGATTCTTCTTCTTCGTAGGTCATTTATGGCACGCGGGAAGGGCTCGTGCAGCTGCAGCAGGATTTGAAAAAGGAATTGATCGTGATTTTGAACCTGTTCTTTCCATGACCCCTCTTAATTGA
- the ycf3 gene encoding photosystem I assembly protein Ycf3 — MPRSRINGNFIDKTFSIVANILLQIIPTTSGEKEAFTYYRDGMSAQSEGNYAEALQNYYEAMRLEIDPYDRSYILYNIGLIHTSNGEHTKALEYYFRALERNPFLPQAFNNMAVICHYRGEQAIRQGDSEIAEAWFDQAAEYWKQAIALTPGNYIEAHNWLKITRRFE, encoded by the exons ATGCCTAGATCGCGAATAAATGGAAATTTTATTGATAAGACCTTTTCAATTGTAGCCAATATATTATTGCAAATAATTCCAACAACTTCAGGAGAAAAGGAGGCATTTACCTATTACAGAGATG GGATGTCAGCTCAATCCGAAGGAAATTATGCGGAAGCGTTACAGAATTACTATGAAGCTATGCGACTAGAGATTGATCCCTATGATCGAAGTTATATACTCTATAATATAGGTCTTATCCATACAAGTAATGGAGAGCATACGAAAGCTTTGGAATATTATTTTCGAGCACTAGAACGAAATCCATTCTTACCACAAGCTTTTAATAATATGGCCGTGATCTGTCATTAC CGAGGAGAACAGGCCATTCGCCAGGGAGACTCTGAAATTGCGGAGGCTTGGTTTGATCAAGCCGCTGAGTATTGGAAACAGGCTATAGCGCTTACTCCTGGTAATTATATTGAAGCACATAATTGGTTGAAGATCACGAGGCGTTTCGAATAA